A genomic stretch from Carassius auratus strain Wakin chromosome 37, ASM336829v1, whole genome shotgun sequence includes:
- the LOC113055951 gene encoding probable low-specificity L-threonine aldolase 2, translated as MSSRTLTTPARLLRYCFHKPRRVFYVDPVRLYYGSPQVVTGSAVRTVDLRSDTVTKPGAAMRRAMSEAEVGDDVFGEDPTVNELQKIAADMFGMEAALYVPTGTMSNLIAVMVHCRERGDEMIVGDLSHMYVYEQGGSAQLAGVHSAAVTTLSDGTFDLDQLISKIRHGYPDPHYPRSRLVCVENTHNIQGGRVLPLSFLQELRSVADNFGLTVHMDGARVMNAAVALGVQPSAIIQHCHSVSVCLSKGLGAPVGTMLGGSKDFIQRAVRARKALGGGMRQSGVLAAAGKIALSDMIGRLEEDHRNAKSFAQALLQCDPPMYQVDLTTVQSNILRFRLRDAHMSPAEFCERMAGVDEEEVKALGQGVQVLMFPHVGGTVRAVWHLGISEEDTQLAIQKAHFVAHQHKLKSTRAA; from the exons ATGAGCTCCAGAACACTAACGACTCCAGCTCGTTTACTCCGTTATTGCTTCCACAAACCTCGTCGTGTTTTTTACGTGGATCCGGTGCGACTGTACTATGGGTCGCCGCAGGTGGTCACGGGATCAGCCGTTCGCACCGTGGACCTCCGCAGCGATACCGTCACCAAACCCGGAGCGGCCATGCGCCGAGCCATGTCCGAGGCAGAGGTCGGAGACGATGTGTTCGGAGAAGACCCTACGGTTAATG AACTACAGAAAATAGCTGCTGATATGTTTGGCATGGAAGCGGCTTTGTATGTCCCCACTGGAACCATGAGTAACCTGATTGCAG TTATGGTGCACTGCAGAGAGAGGGGGGATGAGATGATAGTAGGGGATCTCTCTCATATGTATGTTTACGAACAGGGAGGAAGTGCACAG CTTGCAGGCGTCCATTCTGCAGCAGTCACTACCCTCAGCGATGGCACCTTTGACCTAGACCAGCTGATCTCCAAGATCCGTCACGGTTACCCTGACCCACACTACCCACGCTCCCGCCTGGTTTGTgtggaaaacacacacaatatTCAGGGAGGCCGCGTCCTCCCACTCTCTTTCCTGCAAGAG CTTCGCTCTGTGGCTgataattttggtttgactgtgcatatgGATGGAGCGAGGGTGATGAATGCAGCTGTGGCCCTGGGTGTCCAACCTTCTGCTATAATACAGCACTGCCATtctgtcagtgtgtgtctgtCCAAG GGACTCGGGGCACCTGTGGGCACCATGTTAGGTGGGTCAAAAGATTTCATACAGAGAGCCGTTCGTGCCCGCAAGGCACTTGGTGGCGGAATGCGCCAGTCGGGTGTCTTGGCAGCAGCTGGTAAGATTGCCCTGTCAGACATGATTGGCAGACTGGAGGAGGACCACAGGAATGCCAAAAGCTTTGCCCAAG CGTTGTTACAGTGTGACCCTCCTATGTACCAGGTGGATCTGACCACTGTGCAAAGCAACATTTTGAGGTTCCGTCTGCGGGACGCTCACATGAGCCCGGCCGAGTTCTGCGAGCGGATGGCAGGTGTAGATGAAGAAGAGGTGAAGGCTCTGGGCCAGGGGGTCCAGGTTCTGATGTTCCCCCATGTCGGGGGAACAGTCAGGGCTGTGTGGCATCTGGGCATCAGCGAGGAAGACACTCAGCTGGCTATACAGAAGGCTCATTTTGTGGCCCATCAGCACAAGCTCAAGTCTACCAGGGCAGCATGA